In Apium graveolens cultivar Ventura chromosome 10, ASM990537v1, whole genome shotgun sequence, the following are encoded in one genomic region:
- the LOC141691034 gene encoding uncharacterized protein LOC141691034: MCIVTVITYVFFPKYAYEDFYLICYNLKHPAYEVIDNIKREIDPKVCYGKIHGILHSHFVKYLQCKGFSNIARKIRKLKPSYLRMPWKTESSSVDCAIFPDEVYGNIQGAHKSWDTQLKAEVNGQYKQILKLQTKYNSAILSTTVNERRNYIVSKASRLFKDVAEQTMMKVATTKVVGVNASNKKTVTFEANLTEKFDESK; encoded by the exons ATGTGTATAGTTACTGTTATTACTTAC GTGTTTTTTCCTAAATATGCCTATGAAGATTTCTATTTGATTTGTTACAACTTGAAGCATCCAGCATATGAGGTCATAGATAACATAAAGCGTGAAATTGATCCAAAAGTATGTTATGGAAAAATACATGGAATTCTG CACTCTCACTTTGTCAAATATCTACAATGCAAAGGCTTTTCAAATATAGCTCGGAAAATTCGAAAGTTAAAGCCATCTTACTTGAGAATGCCATGGAAAACAGAATCAAGTTCAGTTGATTGTGCAATTTTTCCAGATGAGGTATATGGAAACATACAAGGGGCACACAAGAGTTGGGACACTCAATTAAAAGCTGAAGTG AATGGACAGTACAAACAAATTCTGAAGCTTCAAACAAAATACAATAGTGCTATATTGAGTACCACTGTCAATGAAAGGAGAAATTACATTGTGTCTAAAGCATCAAGATTGTTTAAGGATGTTGCTGAGCAGACTATGATGAAGGTGGCTACTACTAAAGTTGTTGGCGTTAATGCGTCTAACAAAAAGACGGTGACATTTGAAGCAAACTTGACAGAAAAGTTTGATGAATCAAAATGA